One region of Rhodocaloribacter litoris genomic DNA includes:
- a CDS encoding RNA-guided endonuclease InsQ/TnpB family protein, whose protein sequence is MPTLRYRYRFYPNAGQRQMLARQFGCVRYVYNWALAMKRDAFRERGEKIGYAETDKRLTALKREPDHAWLHEVSSVPLQQALRHLDKAYTAFFRGTARFPRFKAKKHRQSATYTTRGFSLRDSGVPGQPVVTLARMSTPLKIRWSRPLPSAPSSLTVVQEPDGTYYISFVVEVNYQPLPRTKRSVGIDLGLKDVVVTSDGWRSGNKGRVTRPKHLKRALDRLAREQRRLARKQKGSRNWHKQRRKVAKLHAKVRNQRQDFLHQLSTRLVRRYDVIYTESLCVKGMVKNHSLARAISDAGWSAFVGMLEYKATLYCKRFVQIDRWYPSSKTCSGCNYTMETLPLGVRAWVCPRCGAEHDRDINAAQNILAVGQTVAERSFGNACGDGVRPALTSVSEGDCR, encoded by the coding sequence ATGCCCACCCTACGTTACCGATACCGCTTCTATCCCAACGCCGGGCAGCGGCAGATGCTCGCCCGGCAGTTCGGGTGCGTTCGGTACGTCTACAACTGGGCGCTGGCAATGAAGCGCGATGCCTTCCGCGAGCGGGGCGAGAAGATCGGCTACGCCGAGACGGACAAGCGGCTGACGGCGCTGAAGCGGGAGCCTGATCATGCGTGGCTTCATGAAGTCTCCAGCGTTCCGCTTCAGCAGGCACTCCGGCACCTCGACAAAGCCTACACCGCTTTCTTCCGGGGTACTGCCCGCTTTCCGCGCTTCAAGGCGAAGAAGCACCGGCAGAGCGCCACGTACACCACGCGCGGCTTCTCGCTCAGAGACAGCGGAGTACCGGGGCAGCCTGTCGTGACGCTCGCCAGGATGAGCACCCCACTCAAGATCCGGTGGAGCCGCCCGCTTCCATCCGCTCCGTCGAGCCTGACGGTGGTTCAAGAACCCGATGGGACGTACTACATCTCGTTCGTCGTCGAGGTGAATTATCAACCTCTCCCGAGAACCAAGCGCAGCGTTGGTATCGACCTCGGCTTGAAGGATGTGGTCGTCACGTCGGATGGGTGGCGTAGCGGGAATAAGGGCCGTGTAACACGGCCAAAGCACCTCAAGCGTGCGCTGGATCGCCTTGCTCGTGAGCAGCGAAGGCTCGCTCGCAAGCAGAAGGGTTCCAGGAACTGGCACAAGCAGCGCCGGAAGGTGGCGAAGCTGCACGCGAAGGTCAGGAACCAGCGGCAGGATTTCTTGCACCAGCTTTCGACGCGGCTCGTGCGGCGGTACGACGTGATCTACACCGAATCGCTCTGCGTCAAGGGCATGGTTAAGAACCACAGCCTCGCCCGGGCCATCAGCGATGCCGGTTGGAGCGCGTTCGTCGGGATGCTGGAGTACAAGGCGACGTTGTACTGCAAACGCTTTGTGCAGATCGACCGCTGGTATCCGAGCAGCAAGACGTGTTCGGGTTGTAACTACACGATGGAGACTCTCCCGCTGGGTGTGCGGGCATGGGTATGCCCCCGCTGCGGGGCAGAGCACGACCGCGATATAAACGCGGCACAGAATATTCTGGCGGTCGGGCAGACCGTAGCCGAACGATCGTTCGGCAATGCTTGTGGAGACGGTGTAAGACCGGCGCTAACCTCGGTTAGCGAAGGCGACTGTCGATGA
- the murQ gene encoding N-acetylmuramic acid 6-phosphate etherase — protein sequence MSTSPLFEQLKALATEQRNPHSRHIDLAPVREILEVINTEDHLVPVAVRREIPYIEQAVHLVVSAFRRGGRLLYVGAGTSGRLGVLDAAECPPTYGTPPEMVQGLIAGGREAMFRAQEGAEDREEDGARDLEAFGLRAEDVVCGIAASRRTPYVVGAVRYARGQGCKTLFVTCTPRSEFNLEVDVAICPVVGPEVVMGSTRMKSGTAQKLVLNMITTAAMVRLGKVYENMMVDLQMTNLKLVERSKRTVMMVTGVDYAEAERVLKAAGGHVKTALVMILAGVDAREARQRLERAGGFVRPAIAGEAYDPGA from the coding sequence ATGAGCACCTCTCCCCTGTTTGAGCAACTCAAGGCCCTGGCCACCGAACAGCGCAACCCGCATTCGCGCCACATCGACCTGGCGCCGGTGCGCGAGATCCTGGAAGTCATCAACACGGAAGACCATCTGGTACCGGTGGCCGTCCGCCGCGAGATCCCGTACATCGAACAGGCCGTACACCTGGTGGTGTCGGCTTTTCGCCGGGGCGGGCGGCTGCTCTACGTCGGGGCCGGCACCAGCGGCCGCCTGGGCGTGCTGGATGCCGCCGAGTGCCCGCCGACCTATGGTACGCCCCCCGAGATGGTGCAGGGACTCATCGCCGGCGGGCGGGAAGCCATGTTCCGCGCCCAGGAAGGGGCCGAGGACCGGGAGGAGGACGGCGCACGAGACCTCGAGGCGTTCGGCCTTCGGGCGGAGGACGTGGTCTGCGGGATCGCCGCCAGCCGCCGCACGCCGTATGTCGTCGGGGCCGTCCGGTACGCCCGGGGGCAGGGGTGCAAGACGCTTTTCGTCACCTGCACCCCCCGGTCCGAGTTCAACCTGGAGGTGGACGTGGCCATCTGCCCGGTCGTCGGTCCCGAGGTCGTCATGGGCTCGACACGGATGAAAAGCGGCACCGCGCAGAAGCTCGTGCTGAACATGATCACGACGGCCGCGATGGTACGGCTCGGCAAGGTCTATGAGAACATGATGGTGGACCTGCAGATGACCAACCTGAAGCTGGTCGAGCGTTCGAAACGCACCGTGATGATGGTCACGGGCGTGGACTACGCCGAGGCCGAACGGGTGCTGAAGGCGGCCGGCGGGCACGTCAAAACGGCCCTCGTGATGATCCTGGCCGGCGTCGACGCCCGCGAGGCCCGGCAGCGACTGGAACGGGCCGGTGGGTTCGTCCGCCCCGCCATCGCCGGCGAGGCCTATGATCCCGGGGCATGA
- a CDS encoding M48 family metalloprotease, which translates to MFHVKHSPAGGRAPALLRAFLVVVMAAGLVAGCVATRDVNPITGNKRLYGYTWEEEIQSGREADPQIVAQFGLYEDEALAEYVRRVGEKVLAHSHLRHQNAEPRFRNLAFTFRVLDSPVVNAFALPGGYVYVTRGLLAHLENEAQLAVVLGHEIGHVAGRHASKRAASQSLLQLGLITGAVVGQGIFGGNTAEQVLNLGSTGLQLLFLSYGRDDERESDDVGVEYAAKAGYKVGEAAAFFRTLERLSAQSNQRLPSFLSTHPDPGEREQTILRYAAEWEARINLTEVGRDAFLARIDGIVLGDNPRQGFVEDGLFYHPDLRFQFPVPPNYQVINEPARVLLVAPDQQALMLFTIEAQAKTARDAAGRFAAQEGITVVDSGPSTAGGNPAYYVEARARTQDGQNLGLLAYFIEYGGNVYAFTGYTLASLYETYADVFTMTMRGFARLTDPRILNVQPVRLAVETASRAAPFHTFVPEAGRLPRGWDVERMAILNQVERNTPVEPGRKLKLVR; encoded by the coding sequence ATGTTTCACGTGAAACACTCTCCGGCGGGAGGCCGCGCGCCCGCGCTGCTGCGGGCCTTTCTGGTCGTAGTGATGGCGGCGGGCCTCGTCGCCGGCTGCGTCGCCACGCGCGACGTGAACCCGATCACGGGCAACAAGCGGCTCTACGGCTACACCTGGGAGGAGGAGATCCAAAGCGGGCGGGAGGCGGACCCGCAGATCGTGGCGCAGTTCGGGCTGTACGAGGACGAGGCGCTGGCCGAGTACGTGCGGCGCGTCGGGGAAAAGGTGCTGGCGCACAGTCACCTCCGCCACCAGAACGCCGAGCCGCGCTTCCGCAACCTGGCCTTCACGTTCCGCGTGCTCGACAGTCCCGTGGTCAACGCCTTCGCCCTGCCCGGCGGGTACGTCTACGTGACGCGGGGGCTGCTGGCGCACCTGGAGAACGAGGCCCAGCTGGCCGTGGTGCTCGGCCACGAGATCGGGCACGTCGCCGGGCGGCACGCCTCGAAGCGGGCGGCCTCGCAGTCGCTGCTCCAGCTTGGCCTCATCACCGGCGCCGTCGTCGGGCAGGGCATCTTCGGCGGCAACACGGCCGAGCAGGTGCTCAACCTCGGCAGCACGGGCCTGCAGCTGCTTTTTCTCAGCTACGGCCGCGACGACGAGCGGGAGTCCGACGACGTGGGCGTGGAATACGCGGCAAAGGCCGGATACAAGGTGGGGGAGGCGGCCGCCTTCTTCCGCACCCTCGAGCGTCTCAGTGCACAGAGCAACCAGCGCCTGCCGTCGTTCCTCTCCACCCACCCCGACCCCGGCGAACGGGAGCAGACGATACTGCGGTATGCTGCCGAATGGGAGGCCCGTATCAACCTGACCGAAGTCGGCCGCGATGCCTTTCTCGCCCGGATCGACGGGATCGTCCTCGGGGACAATCCGCGCCAGGGCTTCGTCGAGGACGGGCTGTTCTATCACCCCGACCTGCGTTTCCAGTTTCCCGTGCCGCCGAACTATCAGGTGATCAACGAGCCGGCCCGGGTTCTCCTGGTAGCCCCCGATCAGCAGGCCCTGATGCTCTTTACCATCGAGGCGCAGGCGAAGACGGCGCGCGATGCCGCCGGTCGCTTTGCCGCCCAGGAAGGCATCACGGTCGTCGACTCGGGCCCGTCCACGGCCGGCGGCAACCCGGCCTATTACGTGGAAGCCCGCGCCCGGACACAGGACGGGCAGAACCTGGGGCTGCTGGCCTATTTCATCGAGTACGGCGGCAACGTCTATGCCTTCACGGGCTATACCCTGGCCTCGCTCTACGAAACCTACGCCGACGTCTTTACCATGACCATGCGGGGCTTCGCGCGGCTGACCGACCCGCGCATCCTGAACGTGCAGCCGGTCCGCCTGGCCGTGGAGACGGCCTCCCGCGCGGCGCCGTTCCATACCTTCGTCCCGGAAGCGGGTCGCCTGCCGCGCGGATGGGACGTCGAACGGATGGCGATCCTGAACCAGGTCGAGCGCAATACGCCGGTCGAGCCGGGGCGCAAGCTGAAGCTGGTCCGCTAG
- a CDS encoding CHAT domain-containing protein, whose translation MIRVNRLLPLLLVFLFSALVAGQETRGQNVPPDCEPLVRRARALYHHRHLPDSLHARIEVARRARACLGTPDAEQAGFLYLDEIDALVGLGRTGEALARYGDYLDRYGPRADSLWLCAMHHRRGYLHYTLGHYGRALSDYARAVTYAPPLGVLRLASLSLDLGVLHAFVRDYEAARRLFEQVDTLTRALTPAEVSDPAALRRLRAHLPISLADLMLTRYVQEDTGTTRDLQVTVQQYETAAAQLAPLNLPDRLARVHLQLAETHAYLGDTVTARRHLEQATRLAAPLHDPVLDHLVAHKTALVHLVFGEDEAAEAALRQALVRAAELPPSHRTAATHNLAGFLAEKHGDRWGAIAHYERAAELTEIHRADLGTTELSLAAFADWQEPYRGLVRVYLAAGRVEEAFMALERTRARHLLDVRGEMDALHTADPATRARYDSLTAVITNLRTALQGTPPAARRLNLQHRLTLAQFERSALLPATSPLTPAAPEAVRERLARQNRVLLSYFIDKEDRLLGRHARSAVFVLTPDTLVAVPLAVSEAELRALLARVSPLLSGSTEVSLNRLHFDNTVLHELYRVLFAPAAAFVPPGSRLTVLPDGPLFMFPFGMLVEAEAPRYAYREAPYLFKKYPISVDVAAALLLEEPPPGDPPVEVLALGKTRYNEEAIRAWFRTTGLAGETLPNLPAVRREITALGRLFARARTLLDEQATETALFEQDVPPRVLHLASHVIVHPKTPLYNAFFLSPDPAAPEYDGVVYLYELQRRPFRVHLVTLSGCSTARGTYQPGEGMAGLQQTFRELGVPSSVATLWLADDETTARLMETFYRYLRDGLPKDVALQRARLEFLEEAPPSKASPFFWAGPVLFGSVDPIPLTPRRPPVLPWLLLIFACVLPLSAYIFWRRRSTSRRVTDEHLSPV comes from the coding sequence GTGATCCGCGTCAACCGCCTCCTGCCTCTCCTGCTCGTTTTTCTTTTTTCGGCGCTCGTGGCCGGTCAAGAGACCCGCGGGCAGAACGTCCCCCCCGATTGTGAGCCCCTCGTCCGGCGGGCCCGGGCGCTGTACCACCACCGCCACCTTCCCGACTCCCTCCACGCCCGGATCGAGGTGGCCCGGCGGGCCCGGGCCTGCCTGGGAACCCCCGATGCCGAGCAGGCCGGGTTCCTGTACCTCGACGAGATCGACGCCCTGGTGGGGCTGGGCCGCACCGGTGAAGCCCTGGCCCGGTACGGCGACTATCTCGACCGGTACGGCCCTCGGGCCGATTCCCTCTGGCTATGCGCGATGCATCACCGGCGCGGCTACCTGCACTATACCCTGGGACACTACGGACGCGCCCTTTCGGATTACGCCCGGGCGGTCACGTACGCCCCCCCGCTCGGCGTGCTCCGGCTGGCCTCTTTGAGCCTGGACCTGGGCGTCCTCCACGCGTTCGTGCGAGACTATGAGGCGGCCCGGCGCCTGTTCGAACAGGTCGATACGCTCACCCGCGCCCTCACACCGGCCGAGGTCTCCGACCCCGCCGCGTTGCGACGGTTGCGCGCCCACCTGCCGATCAGCCTTGCCGACCTCATGCTCACCCGGTACGTGCAAGAAGACACGGGCACGACCCGTGACCTGCAGGTGACGGTACAGCAATACGAGACGGCGGCCGCACAACTGGCGCCCCTCAACCTCCCGGACCGCCTGGCGCGGGTTCATCTCCAGCTCGCCGAGACACATGCCTACCTGGGCGACACCGTCACCGCCCGGCGGCACCTGGAGCAGGCAACCCGCCTGGCCGCGCCCCTGCACGACCCGGTCCTCGACCACCTCGTCGCCCATAAGACGGCCCTGGTTCACCTGGTGTTCGGAGAGGACGAGGCGGCAGAGGCAGCCCTCCGGCAGGCGCTGGTCCGGGCCGCCGAACTCCCGCCCTCGCACCGAACCGCCGCCACGCACAACCTGGCAGGCTTCCTGGCCGAGAAGCACGGCGATCGCTGGGGGGCCATCGCCCACTACGAGCGAGCCGCCGAACTCACCGAGATCCACCGGGCCGACCTGGGCACCACCGAACTGTCGCTGGCGGCATTTGCCGACTGGCAGGAACCGTACCGGGGGCTGGTGCGCGTCTATCTGGCGGCAGGACGGGTCGAGGAGGCGTTCATGGCGCTCGAACGCACGCGGGCCCGCCATCTCCTCGACGTCCGGGGCGAGATGGACGCCCTCCACACCGCCGACCCCGCCACCCGGGCGCGCTACGACAGCCTCACCGCCGTTATCACGAACCTGCGCACCGCCCTCCAGGGCACCCCTCCCGCCGCCCGGCGCCTCAACCTCCAGCACCGGCTGACCCTTGCCCAGTTCGAGCGCAGCGCCCTGCTGCCCGCCACCTCGCCCCTGACGCCGGCCGCACCCGAAGCGGTCCGCGAACGGCTCGCCAGGCAGAACCGCGTGCTGCTCTCCTACTTCATCGACAAAGAGGACCGGCTGCTCGGCCGGCATGCCCGCTCGGCGGTGTTCGTCCTGACGCCAGACACGCTCGTGGCCGTCCCCCTCGCCGTCTCCGAAGCCGAACTGCGCGCGCTGCTCGCCCGGGTCAGCCCTCTGCTTTCGGGCAGCACCGAGGTGAGCCTCAACCGGCTTCACTTCGACAACACCGTTCTGCACGAACTATACCGCGTGCTGTTCGCCCCGGCAGCCGCCTTCGTCCCGCCCGGCAGCCGCCTGACCGTCCTGCCGGACGGCCCGCTGTTCATGTTCCCGTTCGGCATGCTCGTCGAGGCCGAGGCCCCGCGCTATGCCTACCGGGAGGCCCCGTACCTGTTCAAGAAATACCCGATCTCGGTGGATGTGGCGGCCGCGCTGCTCCTGGAGGAACCGCCTCCGGGCGACCCGCCGGTGGAGGTGCTGGCGCTGGGCAAGACCCGGTACAACGAAGAGGCGATCCGGGCGTGGTTCCGCACGACGGGCCTCGCCGGCGAAACCCTGCCCAACCTGCCGGCCGTCCGTCGCGAGATCACCGCGCTGGGGCGGCTCTTCGCCCGCGCCCGCACCCTCCTCGACGAACAGGCCACCGAAACGGCCCTCTTCGAGCAGGACGTGCCGCCCCGCGTGCTGCACCTGGCCTCGCATGTCATCGTCCACCCGAAAACGCCGCTCTACAACGCGTTCTTCCTCTCGCCCGACCCCGCCGCGCCCGAATACGACGGGGTGGTCTACCTCTACGAGTTGCAGCGGCGCCCCTTCCGGGTACACCTGGTGACGTTGAGCGGATGCAGCACGGCCCGCGGCACCTACCAGCCGGGCGAGGGCATGGCAGGACTGCAGCAGACCTTCCGCGAACTGGGCGTCCCGAGTTCCGTCGCCACCCTCTGGCTGGCCGACGACGAGACGACGGCACGGCTGATGGAGACCTTCTACCGGTACCTTCGGGACGGGCTGCCCAAAGATGTGGCGCTCCAGCGGGCCCGCCTCGAATTCCTGGAGGAGGCCCCCCCGAGCAAGGCCAGCCCGTTCTTCTGGGCCGGCCCCGTGCTCTTCGGCAGCGTGGACCCGATCCCCCTGACGCCGCGCCGCCCGCCGGTCCTGCCCTGGCTTCTTCTGATCTTCGCGTGCGTGCTGCCCCTCTCGGCCTATATCTTCTGGCGTCGTCGTTCCACGAGCCGGAGGGTTACGGATGAGCACCTCTCCCCTGTTTGA
- a CDS encoding MaoC family dehydratase — MPHTYDSLQIGDSFSINRVVTAEEVRLFAELSGDDNPIHVDEAYARTTRFGKPIVHGVYLLGIVSKVLGRDFPGHGSVAVNISCRFLRPVHVDSEITVEVRVAEKIEKHRHVRMRIFVYSGGKMALGGEATLIPPG, encoded by the coding sequence ATGCCCCACACGTACGATTCCCTTCAGATCGGCGACTCGTTCTCGATCAACCGCGTCGTCACGGCCGAGGAGGTGCGCCTGTTCGCCGAACTCTCCGGCGACGACAACCCGATCCACGTCGATGAGGCCTATGCCCGGACCACCCGGTTCGGCAAACCGATCGTGCACGGCGTTTACCTGCTCGGCATCGTCTCGAAGGTGCTCGGGCGCGATTTCCCCGGACACGGCAGCGTAGCCGTCAACATCTCGTGCCGGTTCCTCCGGCCGGTGCACGTCGACTCCGAAATCACCGTCGAGGTGCGCGTGGCAGAAAAGATCGAAAAACACCGGCACGTCCGCATGCGCATCTTCGTCTACAGCGGCGGCAAAATGGCCCTCGGTGGCGAAGCCACCCTCATCCCCCCGGGATAG
- the recF gene encoding DNA replication/repair protein RecF (All proteins in this family for which functions are known are DNA-binding proteins that assist the filamentation of RecA onto DNA for the initiation of recombination or recombinational repair.), whose product MILRDLRLHAFRAHAETRLTFAPKVNLLVGPNGAGKTNVLEAVHYLCLSKSFIASQDGYVLRQGAPFFEVEGTFEGEQRPHLRARLVYVPEEGKRLFINGAPLERLAQVVGMLPVVVFSPLDQAITAGGPDERRRFLDNILSQARPVYLDDLLKYRRALRQRNVLLAEARRRGAAPPPALMASWDEELVTLGSRVIAGRLRFMHEFAAFLEAAYARIESVAERPTITYVSLDGLDPEADEAAVAEVFRRRLARLARREQQRGRTLAGPHLDELVFYLNGLEVRRYASQGQHRTFGMALKLAQFFYLQDRLEETPLLLLDDVFDNLDPVRAEGFLHLLQSGAVGQSLITAARLDPFDGIVPFGEDVHRLIRVEAGAVCEAGA is encoded by the coding sequence ATGATCCTCCGCGACCTTCGCTTGCATGCCTTCCGCGCCCATGCCGAGACGCGCCTCACCTTCGCTCCGAAGGTGAACCTGCTCGTCGGGCCGAACGGGGCGGGAAAGACGAACGTCCTGGAGGCGGTTCACTACCTGTGTCTCTCGAAGAGTTTCATCGCGTCGCAGGACGGGTATGTGCTGCGGCAGGGGGCGCCGTTCTTTGAGGTGGAGGGAACGTTCGAGGGAGAGCAGCGGCCCCACCTCCGGGCGCGGCTCGTGTATGTGCCGGAGGAGGGGAAGCGGCTCTTCATCAACGGGGCCCCGCTGGAGCGGCTGGCCCAGGTGGTGGGCATGCTGCCGGTGGTCGTCTTCTCCCCGCTCGACCAGGCGATCACCGCCGGCGGCCCGGACGAGCGCCGCCGCTTCCTGGACAACATCCTCAGCCAGGCCCGCCCCGTTTACCTGGACGACCTGCTCAAGTACCGCCGCGCGCTGCGACAGCGCAACGTGTTGCTCGCGGAGGCCCGCCGCCGGGGCGCCGCTCCGCCGCCGGCCCTGATGGCGTCGTGGGACGAGGAGCTGGTCACGCTCGGCAGCCGGGTCATTGCAGGGCGGTTGCGCTTCATGCACGAGTTCGCCGCATTCCTGGAAGCGGCCTACGCCCGGATCGAGTCGGTGGCCGAGCGCCCGACCATCACCTATGTCTCGCTCGACGGGCTCGATCCGGAAGCCGACGAGGCGGCCGTGGCAGAGGTCTTCCGCCGGCGCCTGGCCCGGCTGGCCCGCCGTGAGCAGCAACGCGGTCGTACCCTGGCCGGCCCCCACCTCGACGAGCTGGTGTTTTACCTCAACGGCCTCGAGGTGCGGCGCTACGCCTCGCAGGGCCAGCACCGCACCTTCGGCATGGCCCTCAAGCTCGCCCAGTTCTTCTACCTTCAGGATCGCCTCGAAGAGACCCCCCTGCTCCTGCTCGACGACGTTTTCGACAACCTCGACCCCGTGCGGGCCGAAGGGTTTCTGCACCTGTTGCAGTCGGGCGCCGTCGGGCAGAGTCTCATCACGGCGGCCCGCCTCGACCCGTTTGACGGTATCGTTCCCTTCGGCGAGGACGTGCACCGGCTGATCCGCGTGGAGGCGGGAGCCGTCTGCGAGGCCGGGGCGTAG